Proteins co-encoded in one Siniperca chuatsi isolate FFG_IHB_CAS linkage group LG11, ASM2008510v1, whole genome shotgun sequence genomic window:
- the ppp1r3cb gene encoding protein phosphatase 1 regulatory subunit 3C-B, with translation MSAASVLRSFSPSAMPGPVMPMDVAMRFYISHSPPPLRGFLSSYDELQRAKNRVNQSTTHGHNQQLYKPLRPCLSNQQKAVNDGGCIGWNTNNKVCKKKVVFADTKGMSLTAIHVFSKFDDEPYQNKHCRGIMEELQFDMADLEAATMDLKISSVRSLTLDFKQPSADYLDFRNRLIQNSVCLENCSLQERSLTGTIKVRNMGFEKLVHVRTTFDSWASFTDVECSFMNNVYSCQDTDTFAFVLELPTYIPPQNRVEFCICFKVQDQTFWDNNDGKNYVLKHVGWNGEDLKILTPPTSVEQKKPSEHKNGDVKLLEMEHDQFGSPRMSSGLFPGWQSWGQIDNTVPYW, from the exons ATGAGTGCTGCAAG cgtGCTCAGGTCTTTTAGTCCATCAGCAATGCCTGGTCCAGTAATGCCGATGGATGTGGCTATGAGATTTTACATCAGCcactctccacctcctctccgAGGTTTCCTCAGCTCCTACGACGAGCTGCAGAGGGCCAAGAACAGGGTCAACCAGTCCACCACCCACGGCCACAACCAGCAACTCTACAAACCCCTGCGGCCCTGCCTCAGCAACCAGCAGAAAGCAGTGAATGATGGCGGCTGCATCGGCTGGAACACCAACAACAAGGTCTGCAAGAAGAAGGTGGTGTTTGCAGACACGAAGGGCATGTCACTCACTGCCATCCACGTCTTCTCCAAATTCGATGATGAACCAtatcaaaacaagcattgtaGGGGAATCATGGAGGAGCTGCAGTTTGACATGGCAGACCTGGAAGCAGCCACAATGGATCTTAAGATCAGCTCGGTGCGCAGCCTGACACTGGACTTTAAACAGCCCTCAGCTGACTACCTGGATTTTCGGAACCGCCTGATTCAGAACTCAGTCTGCTTGGAGAACTGCTCCCTGCAAGAGCGCTCGCTGACCGGCACCATTAAGGTCCGGAACATGGGGTTTGAGAAGTTGGTGCATGTGCGCACCACATTCGACTCATGGGCCAGCTTCACCGACGTTGAATGCTCCTTCATGAACAACGTCTACAGCTGCCAGGATACTGACACCTTTGCATTCGTCCTGGAGCTGCCCACCTACATCCCACCACAGAATCGGGTCGAGTTTTGCATCTGCTTCAAAGTCCAGGACCAGACCTTTTGGGACAATAATGACGGCAAGAACTATGTTCTTAAGCATGTTGGCTGGAATGGAGAGGACCTGAAGATTCTGACACCCCCAACTTCTGTTGAGCAGAAGAAGCCTTCAGAGCATAAAAACGGGGATGTGAAGCTGCTGGAGATGGAGCATGATCAGTTTGGCAGCCCACGCATGTCCAGTGGACTCTTTCCTGGCTGGCAGAGCTGGGGTCAGATTGATAATACTGTGCCTTATTGGTGA